A window of Maioricimonas rarisocia genomic DNA:
TTTGTGAACGACGGCGACCAGCAGAAACAGGATGTAGCCGACTTCGTACTGCCGCGGGCGGCTGTACATCTCGCAGCGTGGGCAGGTCTGGATTTCCTGTTCGCCGGTGGGCCGTTCGGTGGGATCGAGTGTGCCGATCGCCTGGCAGAACGGGCAGAAAATCTGCGGGGATTCCGGCATTCGCGAGAGGACGACGGTGGCGGTGCAGTACGGGCACTGCTCATCGCGGTAGAGGTGCCCTTCTCCCTTCTTACTGAGTTCTTCCTGCTCCTGCTTTGCCCAGGCGGCGCTGCGGGCGACGTCGATCAGCAGTTTCAGCTTGCGCGTCTCCCGTTTGGGATGGGGCTGGATGCCGAGTGGCACCTGCTGCCCCTGGTTGTTGATGGCGACGATCCACATGCGGCGGTCGCGGACTTCGACATGCGCGATGACATTCGCCGGGACGTCGATCTTGTCCAGCTTGAGGATGTTGCCGTCGAATGTGCCCCGCTTCTTCAGCAGTCCACTCGGCTGGCCATGGTCGTCGAGCCATTGAAACTTGAACGAATGCGGTTCGGCCTGCGTGTCCGTCATCAAGTCCCCCGGAGGTGTCGATTGCGAAGCGCCTCAATCGTCGACTGCGGACCCGTGCGGCCGACAGCCGATGTGCGGGACATGCGAGCGGTCCCGTCGGATGTTCAACAGCTTACGCGGCGAGAAGTCGCGCCTCCACCCCGGCAGAGAGGGCAGGCATGGAAGCGACGGGCCGATGATTGAGAAACTGTGAAGGTCGGGCCGGCAGAGGGGAGCAGAAACCGAGGGCACGCGAGCGCCGCCGTGCGCTCGCGTGCGTGTTTTCGGTCAGAACATGCTGACGTGTGCTTCGTCGGTTTCGAGCGGAGTGAACGAAGGTTCCCAACCGCTGTCCCGGGATGCCTTGCCCGACGTCGCGGAGCGATTCCCGATGTACCGACGGTTGCTCGTCATACGGAACAGGACGAACCGGACCATCACCAGGATGACCACGGTGGCGGCCAGAAATGCGATGGCGGTTGTCATGATTCTCTCCTTGATCTGGGGTCTCACCAACGTAAACGCTCGGCCCCCTCTGGCGGATCACCCATTCGGAGCGGATTCGGCGGCGGATGTTCGCGCAAGACCCTTCCGCTACAGCATGTAACGCACTCACCCGCTGCATCTTACGTGGATTTCGGGAATTCGCCCTCGGCGGCTGGATTCGAGCTGCGGTCTTCCGGGTTGGCCCTCGCTGCGGTCCGGCCGGCGATACTGATACAATCCATCCGGCTACTGCTTCTGAAGATCTGGAGACCATTGATGATCGATCGTCGTCGCTTTCTTGGTACGTCTGCCGTCGCCGGAATCTCCTGGTTGAGTCTTCCTGCAATTCCCGTTTTCGGGGCCGAATCGCAGCGACCTGCTGCGAAGAGTGGACCGGAATACGAGGTGGACCGGCATGTGGCGGCCCGGCTGTTTGACGGTGAGCGGTGCTGGTGTCATCCGCGGGCGGGGATCGTCCCCGGTGCAGGGCATAATGGTGCACCGCGTGTCGTGATGACGATGAACACGCTGCATCTGGAAGGGAGCGACGTTTTCAAGGGGATGTACAGCCTCTACACGGACGATCTCGGGAAGACTTGGACGGAGCCAACCGCGCGGGAGTCGCTGGCACCGCGCACTGAGGTGATCGACGGGGTGGAGCGTCCGGTGGCGGTCAGTGATTTCTGGCCGGGCTGGCACAAACAGACGAAGACGCTGCTCGGGACCGGTCACACTGTGGTCTATACGCCGGACTGGAAGGTGCGGAATCCGCGTCCCCGGCACACGTCGTATTCGATCTACGATCCTGCCTCGGACAAGTGGTCGGACTGGCAGAAGATGGAAATGCCGGCCAGTGACGAGTTCGCCGACTCCGGCGCGGGCTGTGTGCAGCGGTACGATCTGCCGGACGGCGACATCCTGCTGCCGATCTACTATCGGCCGCCGGGGAAGAACTCGCGGGTGACGGTGGCGCGATGTGCGTTTGACGGCAAAGTGCTGAGCTACGTCGAGCATGGCAATACCTTGAGCGTCGACGACAACACGCGTGGACTGCACGAGCCGTCGATCGCCCGGCTGGGGGATACGTTCTACCTGACGATCCGCAACGACAAGACGGCCTTCGTCACGCGAAGCGAAGATGGCCTGCAGTACGAGCCGATGCGAAAGTGGACGTTCGAGGACGGCAGCGAACTGGGGAGCTACAACACTCAGGCGCACTGGGTGACGCACGACGATGTGCTGTACCTCGTCTACACGCGGCGGGGTGCGAACAACGACCATGTGTTCCGGCATCGGGCGCCGCTGTTCATGGGGCAGGTCGATCCGGAGCGGATGTGCGTCATTCGCGATACCGAGCAGATACTGGTGCCGGAACGGGGGGCCCGGCTGGGGAACTTCGGCGTGACCGACATCAGCCCGGACGAGACCTGGGTGACGGTCGCCGAATGGATGCAGCCCCGCGGCGTCGAGAAGCACGGCAGCGACGGGAGTGTGTTTGTGGCGGAGATTGAGTGGGTAGTGGGTAGGAGTTAGGAAACAGGAAACAGGAGGTAGGAAACAGGAGGTAGGAAACAGGAGGTAGGAAACAGGAAAGCCCGCTGGTCGAGAGCCGCGGGCCAACGGGGGAGGATTCGCGAGTTGGAAACGGATCAGCTACTCTGAGGGAACAGGCCGTTCGCACCCCGTTTTCGTCAGATTGATCAGACATCCACATGAAGTGGGTCGGAATTCAACGCAATCCCCGCTCCGGAGCCGGCGGACAGCATCCCCGGTTGATGGAACTGATCGCCGGGTTGCGGGAGTACGGATTGCGGCCACGTTTGTTCTCCCGGCCGGCCGAGCTGGATGCCGCGGTTGCCGATTCGGACCGGCGTGCGACCCTGCACGGCCTCATTGCGGCGGGTGGCGACGGCACGCTGCTGCATCTGATCAACCGTCACGGGGACATTCCGATCGGCCTGCTGCCGCTGGGAACCGAGAACCTGGTCGCGCACTACCTGAAGATACCGCGCTGTGGCCGAACGGTCGCGAAGATTGTCGCCGAGGGACACCAGCAGCGATTTGACGTCGGGCGGCTGGGGATGCAGCGGTTTCTCGTGATGGCGAGTGCCGGCATTGATGCCGACATCATCCGCAGGGCACACGAGCAGCGGACCGGTCACATCACGCGGGCGGCGTATGTCGCGCCGATCCTCGCATCGCTGGGGTACTACCATCATCCGGAGCTGCGGGTCTATGTCGATGATGACCCGACACCCGTGACGGGCCGCATCGTCGTCGCCGCGAATCTGCCGATGTACGCGCTGGGCCTCCGTGTCGTGCCGACGGCCCGTCCGGACGACGGACTGCTGGACGTGCGGGTCTTTCAGCGGGGGACGGCACTGCAGGTGATGCGCTACTTCGCGCTGCTGCAGACGGCGGCCCATGAATACGTGGCCGACGTGGTGCACCTGCAGGCGCGGAAGATCCGGATCGAATCGGACGAGCCGGTTCCGATGCAGATCGACGGCGACCCGGCCGGGCGGACGCCGGCTGAAGTGACGGTCGACGCGGCGGCGGCGCAGCTGTTTGTGCCGGAGTCGTTCCGGCTGATTGCCGGCTGATCGATCGTTCGCTGCTTCAGGGGATGACCAGACCGACCTGGTTTTCGCCGGCTTCGACATTCACTTCCAGGTCGGACGTTGCTTCGTTCCAGTATTTGTCGGGGATCGTCGTGTCGATCGTGACGGGAACGGCCGACGTGGCATTGGGATCGGCCCGCGGTGCGAAGAAGGCGACGTAGGTGCCGGTCGGGATCCCTTCGGTCACGTGAAACGTGCCGTCCGGCTGGATCGGTGCCGTAGCCCCCTGCCCTGTCGACGTGCTGAGCAGCACGACGTCGTTCTTGCCGGTGTAGGTTTTGCCGTCGACTTCGATCGTGCCTCGGACGGTTCCTTTCGGTATGGGTGGTTCGCCACAGCCTGCGACCAGCAGGAGGGTGGCAAGGGCTGCCATGGTGACGCGGTGCATTGAAGTGTGACTCCGCAGGTGTTGTTGGGGGGGCGTGGGGCTTGTTCGCGACGCTTGGTGGATTGCTTCCGCTCCCTCACGGTCGCGGCTCGTGGTGTTTCGAACTCCAACTGCGAGCCTGGTGCCGGGACCAGGTCCAGACTGCTTTCGGTGAACCGAATGCCGCTTGATGTTACCCCCGAGCTCACGCTCGGGGCTCGCCTGGTGTCAACGGTGCGTTGAGCGTGGGCCACTCCATCCGCCAGCCAGGTGCTGGAACCCGTCCCAGCCTCCTTTCCCGAAGCTCGTCAGTGCTGAAAACGGTTGCACGTCGGCGTTCGTCAGGCGGTGCCTGGGCTACGGCTTCAGCCACGGCTGCACGGATCACAGAGCCGTGGCACCCTCCGTTGGATGCTGGTACAGATGCTTCGTGTGCCTTCGGCACCCAGACACTTCGTGTGTCCGGGCCAACCGTAGTGCAAGGTGGGGCCGACATCTCTGTCTGCCCGTACGGCATGCCCACGCGGCTTCGCCGTGAGGGCATGGCACCCGTTTTCACCCCCGAGCTGACGCTCGGGGCTCGCCTGGTCGCGAGTCGTGGGCTGCAATAACGCATGCGAGTCGGCGATCGTCAGGCGGTGCCTGACCTACGGGCTGACGTTCGGGGTTCGCCTGTTGCGAATGTCGCGACCCGAGACGCCTGCACGTCGGTGTTCGTCAGGCGATGCCTGGGCTACGGGGTTCGTCTGGGCATCAATGGTGCGATGAGTTCCGGCCATGCGTCTGCGTGGCTTCGCTCGCGATGCTCACTCCAGCCACGGCCCCCCATTGCTGCGAGCCGTCAGAAGGCGCTGATCGGTTCGCCGTCGTAACGGATGCAGAGCCGCTTGAGTGTCATGAAGTCGAGGTTCTCCGAGAGGAAGCGTACGCTGCCGTCGGTCAGCAGGATCTGCAGGCCCCCTTCATGCTCGGAGTTGATGATGGTGTTGTTGCGGTACTTGGTCTCGTTGGCTCCAGTCTGAACGATGTCGGAGTTCGGGGCGAAGCGGACGCACGTCGAGCCGGCCTGCCAGAGGTCGGTGCAGGAGGAGCCGGTCACCCGCGAGAAGTTTCGGGCGCCGTGCCATCCGCCGTAGTAGTTGGCCGTCAGATTGCGTCCGTTCGTCAGTCCGGATTGCTCAGCCACGATGATGGTGTTGCTGGAGCCGTCGAGAGCGTCCCGCATGCGAAGGGTTTCGTTGGGGGCCAGCATGCCGTTGCCGCACGACCAGCCGTGGTTGCAGTCGCGGTAGCCTTTGTCCGGGCCGGGGACGGGAGGTGCCGCTCCCTGGATGCCGACGTACTGGTGGTTCAGCCCTCGCTCAGGATTCGACCAGGTGTTTTCTGTGTTGTCGAAGACTTCGTTGGTGCTGGAGGGGCACAGAAAGACGTCGACGCGCAGACCTTTGAGGACTTCGTTGCCGGCATAGCTGTTGGCGGCGAAGTTGCCGGCTTCGAAGTCGAGCTGGTTGTAGACCGGGGACTGGTCGACCATGGGCAGGATCATGGTCCGCCAGTTGGTGCAGTTTTTCATGTTCCAGTCGGTCATGCCCCAGCTACCCAGGGGGAAGACCGAATGCGTGTCGTGGTAGTTGTGGATCGCCAGCCCGATTTGTTTGAGGTTGTTTTTACACTGGCTGCGGCGGGCCGCTTCCCGGGCCTGCTGGACGGCCGGAAGCAGCAGCGCCATGAGGATCGCAATAATGGCGATCACAACGAGCAGTTCGATGAGTGTAAAACCGCGGTGTGGCATTCGTCGCTGATGCATGGGAAACCATCACAAAGACGGGCATTGCGGGGCACGTCCGGGGTCCTTCGCCAGAACGTCCGCATCGCAGAATGAACGCCATCGGAGCCATGGCGGGCACTTCCATCGTCCGCTCCGGATGGCAGATTCTTCGCAAAGCGAAAAAAGTGCCAAAGGGCCGCGGTACAGGGGGCGCGATCACGCTCGCTCGTTGCCGGCGTTGCCGCAAAGTGCTGGTTAATTAACGGATTGCGCGGTCTCTGCCACGTCGTGAATCGCGAGTCGGCGTCGGTCGCGTCCGGGGGGCGGGAAAGTGGAGTTGCCGAGACGGCGGGCAATCGATGACCGATTCCGGTGCGTCCGGGACCGTCGACTCGTCCCCGCGCAGGGGACTGCTTATCATGGCGAACGTTGATGGGAGTCCGGCTGATTCCCGCTGTCTCTTCCGCCCTGTGTCGAGCGAGGACCGAATGCCAGAGTCACTCAAGACGCGCATCACGCGCGGCGATCGTGTGGTCGTCTTTGCCGTCAGTCGCGTGTTTCACCCGAACATGATCCAGATGTTTGGCATCCACGGCGGTTTCGACGGGTTCTGGATCGACCACGAGCATGCCGGCCTGACGGTCGAGCAGATGGAGCTGGCGGCGATGGCGGGGCGGACCAGCGGGCTGGACAGCTTTGTGCGCGTGGCGCCGACGGATTATGCCCTGGTGACCCGGTGTCTGGAGTCGGGAGCGTCCGGCGTGATGGCGGCGCAGATCAACACCGCCGAGCAGGCCGAGGAGTTCGTCCAGTGGAGCAAATTCGCTCCGCGGGGTCGGCGTGGGCTGAATGCCGGCGGATTTGACGGCCGTTTCGGGAACGTGTCGGTCGCAGAGTTCTGCGAACGGGCCAATCGGGAGACATTCGTCGCCATTCAGATCGAGACAGCCGATGCGGTCGAGAACTGCGAAGCGATCGCCGCGATCGATGGCGTCGACCTGCTGTTCGTCGGTCCGTCGGATCTCAGCCAGGCGCTGGGGGTGACGGGCGACTTCATGCATGCAAGGTGCGTGGAAGCAATCGACCGGGTCGCGGCCGCGTGCCGCGATGCCGGCATTCATTGGGGAGCAGTGACCACCACGGCCGACCACGCCCGCATGCTGTCGGAGAAAGGCTGCACGATGCTGTCGCCGACGAATGATGTGCGGATGGTGAACGCGGGCATCAAGGCCGTCAAAGGTCAGTTCGACTTTCTGTTCGAGGGCTGAGATCTGCTGTTGCCGACGCCGGGTGTCATGGCTTCGCCGCCGGACGGAGTGGCCGTGCTGTTCCCTGATGCGTTTCAGTCCACGCCCTTCCCCTCGCTCCGCTCCAGTGCGTGCCACCGACTGTTGTTTTCGTAGGAGTCACTTATGAAGCTTGCCACACTTGCGACTACGGACGGCCCCCGCGTGGTCGCTGTCGATACCTCCGCCGCGGAGGCCCGCTACGTTGATCTCGCTGCCGTCGATGCGTCGTTGCCGACGTCCCTTCGCGGATTGCTCGCCACTGATGGGGGCGTTGATCGGGCGGCTGCCGCTGCGGAGAAAGGTCTCGCAGAGGGAACTTTCGTCGAGGGAGACCCGCAGGCACCGATTCCCGATCCGGGGAAGGTGATCTGCATCGGGCTGAACTACCGGGACCATGCCGAGGAGAGTGGCATGGCGATTCCGGATGAGCCGGTCTGCTTCAGCAAGTTCGGCAACACGATCGTCGGGCCAGGCGATGCCATTCGACTACCGGCCGTCTCGCAGCAGGTGGATTACGAAGCGGAGCTGGTAATCGTCATCGGCAAGAGGGCGTACGGCGTCTCGCAGGAGAACGCTTTCGAGTACGTTGCCGGCTATATGAACGGGCATGATGTTTCGGCCCGCGACTGGCAGATCGGCAAACCGGGCAAGCAGTGGTTGCTCGGGAAGACGCCGGACACGTTCGCTCCCATTGGTCCCTGGCTGGTGACGCGGGACGAGGTCGCCGATCCGCATGCGCTGGACATCTCGCTGCGGCTCAACGGCGAAACGATGCAGTCGGGAAACACGCGGGAGTTTATCTTCGGCGTGGATGAATTGATCGCCTACCTGACTCAGATCATGACGCTCGAGCCAGGGGACATTATCTTCACGGGGACGCCTCCGGGAGTGGGCATGGCTCGGGACCCGCAGGTGTTTCTGAAGCCGGGCGATGACGTGGAAGTGGAGATTGCCGGGCTGGGGGTGCTGGCCAATCCTGTGGTTGCGGGATGATGGCCTCGTGATGGGGGCGGTTGTCGAGCATGCAGGTTCCGCTCCCTCGTATGACCTATTGTGGCAGGTGTGCACATCGGTGTTCGTCAGGCGATGCCTGACCTACGGGGCTTCGGCGGACCCGGGCATGCAGGTTCCGCTCCCTCACGGTCGCGGCTCGTATGACCTGATATGACGGGTGGCAACGACGCTTGCACATCGGTGTTCGTCGGGCGATGCCTGGGCTACGGGGCTGGGGGCGTCGCTGCACGACGATCGCCAGCCACCCCCACGGCGGGAGTGTCGGGTGAGTCAATGAAGAAAAGCCCGGCGCGGAGCGTCGGGCTTTTTGGTTTCGCGGCAGTGGATCGGGGCACAACGGCTTCAGACCGCCGGCTGTCCCGTGAAGTAGCTCGGTTCGCTGCCGGCCTTCCACTTGATGTTGCAGCCGATGCTCGGCTTCTGTTCTTCCGGCACCGATTCGCCGGCCAGGACCTTGTCACAGGCCGCGCGGAGATCTTCGCCGGTGACCGGGATGCCGCTCTGCGGACGGCTGTCGTCGAACTGGCCGCGGTAGACCAGCTTGTGGTCCTTGTCGAACAGGAAGAAGTCGGGCGTGCAGGCGGCGCGGTACTCCTTGGCGACGTCCTGTGTTTCGTCGTACAGGTACGGGAAGTTGTAGCCGGCGTCGGCGGCTTCTTCCTTCATCTTCTCCGGCGAGTCCTGCGGGTAGTTCACGACGTCGTTGGAGCTGACGCCGACGATCGCCAGGCCCTTCTCCTGATATTCATTGCCGAACTTCGCCAGCTCTTCGCGGATGTGAATCACGAACGGGCAGTGATTGCACATGAAGACGACCAGCAGCGGCTTGCCGGCGAAATCGGACTTCGAGACGGTCGCTCCATCGACGTTGGGAAGCGAGAAATCGGGGGCGTCGCTGCCGAGCGGCAGCATGGTGGATGCGGTCTTGACCATGAGAGCACCTCCTCGTTGAGTCAGGTGTTGAGTGTTCGATCTGGTGACGTACCGGCCAGACTATGGCGTGCCGTGCCGGTCGTCAAACGGTGCGGCCGTGACTTCACGCCACCTGAACAGAAAGGAAGTTCGGGACAGCTCGGCCGGAGACGGACAGGCGTATTACGACTTCGTCTGCAGGCGGTCGCTGACTTTCTTCAGGTAGGCAGCGGACTCCTTGCGGGCTTCGTCGAGGCCGGCGGGCGTGGGGTTGGGGCCTTTGACGTAGTCGAGAACGATCTTTTCGGCGGCGATCAGTTCTTCGCAGGCATCGGGGATTTCGCTGGCGATTTCGAGCGGAATTGTGGTCACGCCGTTGCGGTCGCCGTGCAGGAGGTCGGCCGGTTCGATGCAGATTCCGCCGACGGTGACCGGGACATTCACCTGCAGGATGTGGCAGTATCCGTGAGCGCAGATGGTGCCGTTGGTGAACGCCGGGAAGCCGAGGTCTTCGACCTGGTCCAGGTCACGGCCGGCACCGGAGGTGATGATGCCCTTTGCGCCGAACGACTTGTAGATCGTGCACATCACTTCGCCGAAGGTGGCGGAGATGGTGGGCTCGTCGAGGTCCTGAAAGACGACGACGGCCGGGCCGGGGAGTTCGGGGAAGCGCTCGACCTGCTGGCTGAGGTTGGAATACGCATCGCCTCCTCGGGGAGCAGACATGCTGCGAAAGGTCGAGGTGAGCGCGAAGCCGACCATCGGGGGCATCTTCGGAAAGCAGGCCTGGATCGAGCCGTTCATGAAGCCGGTGTTGCGTGGCCGGTTGTCCCAAAGTTCGATGGCGTTGCAGACGGTCGGCGTGTCGTACTTAGCCAGCTTGTCGAGTGTCTCTGCAGAGATTGCCGGTGAGGCCGCCATCGACTGATCCTTGATCTGGTGGAGTTACGAGCGAGCGAACATCGCGACAGTCGCGAACGGCCCCGTTATACTCCATGCGTGCGGGCATCGAAAGAATCCAGTCTGCAGGGAGTCCGCCGTGATGAGCGCCTCCACGTCACTACGCCGCCCGCTCCGTTTCGAGTCGCTTGACGAGATTGTCGAGGATGTCCAGACGACGACATCCGGGTCGTACCATGTGGTCGGGCGCTGGTCGTACGGACAGATCCTGGACCACCTGGCCCGCAGCACGAAAAGCACGTTCGACGGATTCGGCTTTCAGGCTCACTGGACACTTCGCACTGTGGCGGCTCCATTCCTCAGGCATGCGTTTCTCTACCGGCCGATGCGGGCGGGATTCCGCTTGCCGGCGTCTGCAGCGGCGCTCATTCCGTCCGACGGTGTGACGGTGGAGGAGTCGCTTGCGCGGTTGATTCACGAGCTGAAGCGATTCGAGAGCGAGACGCCGACGGCACCGCATCCGTTGCTGGGCAAGCTGTCGCACGAGGAGTATGTCCTGCTCTGCCTGAGGCATTCCGAATTGCATCTGAGCTTTGTCATCCCTGAAGAGACGTGAAGCGACAGAGGTTGTGATGCAGGCGCTGCCGGTTGTTTCGGGTGGGGAAGATCCCGTCTTGTCGACACCCTGTTTCGAAGCTAGGATTGGGGCGTTGGATCAACACAGATTCGACAACCCTGCAGTGTTCGACCACGGGCTGCATATTTGTGGACCCTACAAGCAATCCGCAGGGGACGGCGACGCACCCGGCCGCGTGTATAGCCGGATGACCGTTCTGCGGTCATTCACCGGATCACACAACCCGGGACCGCTGTGCCCACCTGAAACTGCGGGTCTGCACAAACGCGGCTCGAACGGCATCTGCGGGGGTTTTTTATGCGCCCACCGCAATTGCGCACGATTCTCCATCCGAAGTCCTTTCACGCCGGAACGGCATCATGCCCGGCCTGTTTGACCAGCAGGAAGAGTCCAACCTTCAGTCCGCACGTCCCCTTGCCGCCCGTATGCGCCCGACGAACCTGGATGAGTTCATCGGGCAGTCGCATTTTCTGGGGGAAGGAAAGCTGCTGCGGCGGATGCTCAGGGCAGACCGACTCGGCTCGCTGATCTTCTACGGGCCGCCGGGTACCGGAAAAACGTCGCTGGCCGAGATCGTCGCCCGGCAGACGGAGTCGGCCTTTGTGCAGCTCAATGCTGCGTCGGCGGGTGTGAAGGAAGTTCGTGCTGTGCTCGAACAGGCACGTGATCGCCTGAAGACCGGTGGACAACGGACGGTGCTGTTTGTCGACGAGCTGCATCACTTCAACAAGACACAACAGGACGTGTTGCTGCCGGACGTTGAAGCGGGTGTCGTGAGCCTGATCGGTGCGACGACCGCCAATCCGTTCTTCTCGCTGGTCTCGGCCCTGATCAGCCGCAGTCAGGTGTTCGAGTTCCGCTCGCTGGAGAAGGAGGACGTGCTGGCGCTGCTGCGTCGCGCGACCAGCGATTCGAAGCGGGGGCTGGGGCGACTCAATGTCGAGTACGACGACGATGCGCTGGAGTTTCTGGCCGACATCTGCGACGGCGATGCGCGCCGGGCGCTTTCGGCACTGGAGATCGGTGTGCGGTCGCTGGATGCGAAGCAGGGCCGCTTTGATCTGGCGGTGGCCGAGGAGTCGATCCAGAAGAAGGCGATTCTGTACGACGCGGATGGGGATCAGCATTACGACGTGGCGAGCGCGTTCATCAAGAGCATGCGGGGGAGCGATCCGGATGCGGCCGTCTACTGGCTGGCCCGGATGCTCGAGGCGGGAGAGGACCCGCGGTTCATCGCGCGGCGAATCGTGATTCTCGCCTCGGAAGACGTCGGCAACGCAGACCCGCAGGCGCTCGTGCTGGCAGTGGCCGCAGCGGATGCAACGGAACGGATCGGCATGCCGGAGTGCAGGATTATTCTGTCGCAGGCGGTCACCTATCTGGCGACGGCTCCGAAGTCGAATGCGGCCTACAAGGCGGTTGATGCGGCTCTGGACGACGTGCGGCACCAGCGGGTCGTTCCTGTTCCGACGCACCTGCAGGACAAGCACTACGCCGGGGCCAAGCAGTTGGGGCATGGCGAAGGCTATCAGTACAGCCACAACTTCGAAGGTGGATACGTCGAGCAGGATTATCTCGGCGTGGACCGGACGTATTACGAGCCGACCGACCGCGGGTACGAGGCAAAGATCCGCGAGCGGATGGAGCGTCTGCGGGGGGAAGCTTCCGGGGCGGGGGATGAGGTTTGAGGGATCGTCGAACGTAATTCGAGGAACTGGTTCAACGGTTATCTGCATGCTCGCGAAGTACACACGAGATCGCTGTACGTTTGTTGCGGCAAGCGGCGGTTGCCTGTCAACTGTCGCTGACAGCTTCAGTTGCAGGTATAAGGGGGAGCGGGCACAACAGGCGTTGTTGAGGCGGTAGCCGGACTGTACCTTTCTGCTGGGGATACCGAGTCCAGCAGATTCCGGCGGTAGGGCTGGATGCAGATTCTGCCGACGCCGTTTCCGATTCCGGGATGTTGCCTTTGCACGGACGGCGCGCTTGACAGTTTCCATAGCCGGGCTCGACGTATGGCGGAGACAAGTCTTCCACAGGTCTTCGCGGCCGTAGTTATCGGCCTTCTTGTAGCGTGGGCGTTTGTCCGACAATCGC
This region includes:
- a CDS encoding tetratricopeptide repeat protein, which produces MTDTQAEPHSFKFQWLDDHGQPSGLLKKRGTFDGNILKLDKIDVPANVIAHVEVRDRRMWIVAINNQGQQVPLGIQPHPKRETRKLKLLIDVARSAAWAKQEQEELSKKGEGHLYRDEQCPYCTATVVLSRMPESPQIFCPFCQAIGTLDPTERPTGEQEIQTCPRCEMYSRPRQYEVGYILFLLVAVVHKSQQEWSCPICIRKDVWKMLFTNLPTVIGSPAAFYQMWRAYVSSPIRGTFAGLDAGNLYARKGNWTAALENYRKILERAPHAAGIHYNIGLALAEQNQTDRAIDAFELALKECSNYGPAYRHLRGLYEQTGDQSRLRELKEMWEPEPETAEA
- a CDS encoding sialidase family protein; translated protein: MIDRRRFLGTSAVAGISWLSLPAIPVFGAESQRPAAKSGPEYEVDRHVAARLFDGERCWCHPRAGIVPGAGHNGAPRVVMTMNTLHLEGSDVFKGMYSLYTDDLGKTWTEPTARESLAPRTEVIDGVERPVAVSDFWPGWHKQTKTLLGTGHTVVYTPDWKVRNPRPRHTSYSIYDPASDKWSDWQKMEMPASDEFADSGAGCVQRYDLPDGDILLPIYYRPPGKNSRVTVARCAFDGKVLSYVEHGNTLSVDDNTRGLHEPSIARLGDTFYLTIRNDKTAFVTRSEDGLQYEPMRKWTFEDGSELGSYNTQAHWVTHDDVLYLVYTRRGANNDHVFRHRAPLFMGQVDPERMCVIRDTEQILVPERGARLGNFGVTDISPDETWVTVAEWMQPRGVEKHGSDGSVFVAEIEWVVGRS
- a CDS encoding diacylglycerol/lipid kinase family protein, producing MKWVGIQRNPRSGAGGQHPRLMELIAGLREYGLRPRLFSRPAELDAAVADSDRRATLHGLIAAGGDGTLLHLINRHGDIPIGLLPLGTENLVAHYLKIPRCGRTVAKIVAEGHQQRFDVGRLGMQRFLVMASAGIDADIIRRAHEQRTGHITRAAYVAPILASLGYYHHPELRVYVDDDPTPVTGRIVVAANLPMYALGLRVVPTARPDDGLLDVRVFQRGTALQVMRYFALLQTAAHEYVADVVHLQARKIRIESDEPVPMQIDGDPAGRTPAEVTVDAAAAQLFVPESFRLIAG
- a CDS encoding carboxypeptidase regulatory-like domain-containing protein; protein product: MHRVTMAALATLLLVAGCGEPPIPKGTVRGTIEVDGKTYTGKNDVVLLSTSTGQGATAPIQPDGTFHVTEGIPTGTYVAFFAPRADPNATSAVPVTIDTTIPDKYWNEATSDLEVNVEAGENQVGLVIP
- a CDS encoding DUF1559 domain-containing protein, producing the protein MHQRRMPHRGFTLIELLVVIAIIAILMALLLPAVQQAREAARRSQCKNNLKQIGLAIHNYHDTHSVFPLGSWGMTDWNMKNCTNWRTMILPMVDQSPVYNQLDFEAGNFAANSYAGNEVLKGLRVDVFLCPSSTNEVFDNTENTWSNPERGLNHQYVGIQGAAPPVPGPDKGYRDCNHGWSCGNGMLAPNETLRMRDALDGSSNTIIVAEQSGLTNGRNLTANYYGGWHGARNFSRVTGSSCTDLWQAGSTCVRFAPNSDIVQTGANETKYRNNTIINSEHEGGLQILLTDGSVRFLSENLDFMTLKRLCIRYDGEPISAF
- a CDS encoding HpcH/HpaI aldolase family protein, whose product is MPESLKTRITRGDRVVVFAVSRVFHPNMIQMFGIHGGFDGFWIDHEHAGLTVEQMELAAMAGRTSGLDSFVRVAPTDYALVTRCLESGASGVMAAQINTAEQAEEFVQWSKFAPRGRRGLNAGGFDGRFGNVSVAEFCERANRETFVAIQIETADAVENCEAIAAIDGVDLLFVGPSDLSQALGVTGDFMHARCVEAIDRVAAACRDAGIHWGAVTTTADHARMLSEKGCTMLSPTNDVRMVNAGIKAVKGQFDFLFEG
- a CDS encoding fumarylacetoacetate hydrolase family protein; translated protein: MKLATLATTDGPRVVAVDTSAAEARYVDLAAVDASLPTSLRGLLATDGGVDRAAAAAEKGLAEGTFVEGDPQAPIPDPGKVICIGLNYRDHAEESGMAIPDEPVCFSKFGNTIVGPGDAIRLPAVSQQVDYEAELVIVIGKRAYGVSQENAFEYVAGYMNGHDVSARDWQIGKPGKQWLLGKTPDTFAPIGPWLVTRDEVADPHALDISLRLNGETMQSGNTREFIFGVDELIAYLTQIMTLEPGDIIFTGTPPGVGMARDPQVFLKPGDDVEVEIAGLGVLANPVVAG
- a CDS encoding thioredoxin family protein, which codes for MVKTASTMLPLGSDAPDFSLPNVDGATVSKSDFAGKPLLVVFMCNHCPFVIHIREELAKFGNEYQEKGLAIVGVSSNDVVNYPQDSPEKMKEEAADAGYNFPYLYDETQDVAKEYRAACTPDFFLFDKDHKLVYRGQFDDSRPQSGIPVTGEDLRAACDKVLAGESVPEEQKPSIGCNIKWKAGSEPSYFTGQPAV
- a CDS encoding RraA family protein, with the translated sequence MAASPAISAETLDKLAKYDTPTVCNAIELWDNRPRNTGFMNGSIQACFPKMPPMVGFALTSTFRSMSAPRGGDAYSNLSQQVERFPELPGPAVVVFQDLDEPTISATFGEVMCTIYKSFGAKGIITSGAGRDLDQVEDLGFPAFTNGTICAHGYCHILQVNVPVTVGGICIEPADLLHGDRNGVTTIPLEIASEIPDACEELIAAEKIVLDYVKGPNPTPAGLDEARKESAAYLKKVSDRLQTKS
- a CDS encoding DUF1569 domain-containing protein — its product is MSASTSLRRPLRFESLDEIVEDVQTTTSGSYHVVGRWSYGQILDHLARSTKSTFDGFGFQAHWTLRTVAAPFLRHAFLYRPMRAGFRLPASAAALIPSDGVTVEESLARLIHELKRFESETPTAPHPLLGKLSHEEYVLLCLRHSELHLSFVIPEET